In Lathamus discolor isolate bLatDis1 chromosome 1, bLatDis1.hap1, whole genome shotgun sequence, the following are encoded in one genomic region:
- the IL2RB gene encoding interleukin-2 receptor subunit beta isoform X1 has translation MVPTAESVSPVQMEPSLLLLCHLWLFSLTPLSWASDSAQGTSSLTCWYDSRAALFCDWTPGKDLAEAPCLLEILSKLPFCDRFSLLSEKIKEHCELPKAEHTTGLRRCTKSFSKNSNAQCFTTADSLTMSVHCQVGENRSIPVQIEDFSPLANIKLRPPSNLQVVHKTENTYNLTWSLNISSHYLEGEREYQVRYRNTTESWQEARNFTIMQDQMWVVFESLSPNTKYEAAVRARPSASSICKGVWSDWSEAILWRTHADQKSQPVLPFLIVSTCIFVVIGTAFLINLRTLKWFKKILKIHIPDPEKFFPPLVSVHGGDIQKWLSSPFSTSSYCVNSTTPEISMLEVMQKNDQDSQLLLSKGTLTPEPPLETSGHSVSSCFTNQGYFFFPLSNSFEIEPCQVYFTYEPFTQEGTGSGNGEPYHALPSPDLCTLAEDTPVLSHNFLHCIKATQGLQSSFLMEKTEGESQQAMAIPGVLQSSEGTSPTPVPKQNEKVMDKAALQPPGAPCQLDTDFPDPPDLDDSNTVDVMEGNGEEDPSTDPCTPAVHAVGSISPVLKILLLRFFVSKRSRISDSLLLSPLFFTTCIKTWTALLSAGDNG, from the exons TGTGTCACCAGTACAGATGGAGCcctctttgctgcttctgtgtcaCCTCTGGCTGTTCAGCCTCACACCTCTCTCCTGGGCATCAGACTCAGCACAAG GCACCTCTAGCCTCACTTGTTGGTATGACTCACGGGCAGCTCTCTTCTGCGACTGGACCCCAGGCAAGGACCTGGCTGAAGCACCATGCCTTCTGGAGATTTTATCCAAGTTACCCTTCTGTGACAG GTTCTCTCTCTTATCTGAAAAAATCAAGGAGCACTGTGAATTACCCAAGGCAGAACACACGACAGGACTGAGGAGATGCACCAAATCCTTCAGCAAAAACAGTAAT GCTCAATGCTTCACCACTGCAGACAGTCTTACCATGTCAGTCCATTGCCAGGTTGGAGAGAATAGGTCTATACCTGTGCAAATAGAAGATTTCAGTCCACTTGCAAACA taaAGCTGAGGCCTCCGAGCAATCTTCAGGTGGttcacaaaactgaaaatacctACAACTTAACATGGAGCCTGAATATCTCCTCTCACTATTTGGAAGGGGAGCGGGAATACCAAGTGCGGTACCGAAACACGACTGAGTCCTGGCAG GAGGCCAGGAACTTCACCATTATGCAGGACCAGATGTGGGTGGTGTTTGAGAGCCTTTCACCCAACACGAAATACGAGGCAGCTGTCCGTGCAAGGCCAAGTGCCTCAAGTATCTGCAAAGGCGTGTGGAGCGACTGGAGCGAGGCGATACTGTGGAGGACACATGCTGACC AAAAGTCCCAGCCGGTGCTGCCATTTCTTATAGTGAGCACTTGCATCTTTGTGGTCATTGGAACTGCCTTCCTTATTAACTTACGGACCCTAAAATG gtTTAAGAAGATCCTGAAGATTCACATCCCAGACCCCGAGAAGTTCTTCCCCCCACTTGTTTCAGTTCATGGAGGTGACATTCAG AAATGGCTCTCCTCCCCATTCTCCACATCTTCCTACTGTGTGAACAGCACAACCCCAGAGATCTCCATGCTTGAGGTGATGCAGAAGAATGACCAGGATtcacagcttctgctttccaAGGGCACCCTAACTCCTGAACCACCCTTAGAAACCAGTGGCCACTCTGTATCCAGCTGCTTCACCAACCAAGGCTActtcttcttccccctttcCAACTCCTTTGAAATTGAACCCTGCCAGGTATACTTCACCTATGAGCCTTTCACCCAGGAGGGCACTGGCAGTGGGAATGGCGAGCCTTACCATGCTCTACCCTCCCCAGACCTCTGCACACTGGCAGAGGACACGCCAGTGTTGTCCCACAACTTCTTGCACTGTATCAAGGCGACCCAGGGCTTACAAAGCAGCTTCCTCATGGAAAAGACGGAAGGAGAATCCCAGCAGGCCATGGCTATTCCTGGGGTTCTCCAGTCAAGTGAAGGCACCTCACCAACACCAGTTCCGAAGCAGAATGAGAAGGTGATGGACAAAGCAGCTTTACAGCCTCCTGGGGCCCCGTGCCAGCTGGACACTGACTTTCCTGACCCACCAGACCTGGATGACAGCAATACTGTTGATGTAATGGAGGGGAATGGGGAGGAAGACCCTTCGACTGACCCCTGTACACCAGCAGTACATG CAGTGGGAAGTATCAGCCCTGTGCTAAAGATCCTTCTTCTAAGATTTTTTGTATCAAAAAGGTCAAGGATATCAGACTCATTACTTCTGTCACCCCT CTTCTTCACCACCTGCATCAAGACATGGACTGCTCTGTTGTCTGCAGGAGACAATGGCTGA
- the IL2RB gene encoding interleukin-2 receptor subunit beta isoform X2: protein MVPTAESVSPVQMEPSLLLLCHLWLFSLTPLSWASDSAQGTSSLTCWYDSRAALFCDWTPGKDLAEAPCLLEILSKLPFCDRFSLLSEKIKEHCELPKAEHTTGLRRCTKSFSKNSNAQCFTTADSLTMSVHCQVGENRSIPVQIEDFSPLANIKLRPPSNLQVVHKTENTYNLTWSLNISSHYLEGEREYQVRYRNTTESWQEARNFTIMQDQMWVVFESLSPNTKYEAAVRARPSASSICKGVWSDWSEAILWRTHADQKSQPVLPFLIVSTCIFVVIGTAFLINLRTLKWFKKILKIHIPDPEKFFPPLVSVHGGDIQKWLSSPFSTSSYCVNSTTPEISMLEVMQKNDQDSQLLLSKGTLTPEPPLETSGHSVSSCFTNQGYFFFPLSNSFEIEPCQVYFTYEPFTQEGTGSGNGEPYHALPSPDLCTLAEDTPVLSHNFLHCIKATQGLQSSFLMEKTEGESQQAMAIPGVLQSSEGTSPTPVPKQNEKVMDKAALQPPGAPCQLDTDFPDPPDLDDSNTVDVMEGNGEEDPSTDPCTPAVHAVGSISPVLKILLLRFFVSKRSRISDSLLLSPLSSSEMSHGEQFPPKPM, encoded by the exons TGTGTCACCAGTACAGATGGAGCcctctttgctgcttctgtgtcaCCTCTGGCTGTTCAGCCTCACACCTCTCTCCTGGGCATCAGACTCAGCACAAG GCACCTCTAGCCTCACTTGTTGGTATGACTCACGGGCAGCTCTCTTCTGCGACTGGACCCCAGGCAAGGACCTGGCTGAAGCACCATGCCTTCTGGAGATTTTATCCAAGTTACCCTTCTGTGACAG GTTCTCTCTCTTATCTGAAAAAATCAAGGAGCACTGTGAATTACCCAAGGCAGAACACACGACAGGACTGAGGAGATGCACCAAATCCTTCAGCAAAAACAGTAAT GCTCAATGCTTCACCACTGCAGACAGTCTTACCATGTCAGTCCATTGCCAGGTTGGAGAGAATAGGTCTATACCTGTGCAAATAGAAGATTTCAGTCCACTTGCAAACA taaAGCTGAGGCCTCCGAGCAATCTTCAGGTGGttcacaaaactgaaaatacctACAACTTAACATGGAGCCTGAATATCTCCTCTCACTATTTGGAAGGGGAGCGGGAATACCAAGTGCGGTACCGAAACACGACTGAGTCCTGGCAG GAGGCCAGGAACTTCACCATTATGCAGGACCAGATGTGGGTGGTGTTTGAGAGCCTTTCACCCAACACGAAATACGAGGCAGCTGTCCGTGCAAGGCCAAGTGCCTCAAGTATCTGCAAAGGCGTGTGGAGCGACTGGAGCGAGGCGATACTGTGGAGGACACATGCTGACC AAAAGTCCCAGCCGGTGCTGCCATTTCTTATAGTGAGCACTTGCATCTTTGTGGTCATTGGAACTGCCTTCCTTATTAACTTACGGACCCTAAAATG gtTTAAGAAGATCCTGAAGATTCACATCCCAGACCCCGAGAAGTTCTTCCCCCCACTTGTTTCAGTTCATGGAGGTGACATTCAG AAATGGCTCTCCTCCCCATTCTCCACATCTTCCTACTGTGTGAACAGCACAACCCCAGAGATCTCCATGCTTGAGGTGATGCAGAAGAATGACCAGGATtcacagcttctgctttccaAGGGCACCCTAACTCCTGAACCACCCTTAGAAACCAGTGGCCACTCTGTATCCAGCTGCTTCACCAACCAAGGCTActtcttcttccccctttcCAACTCCTTTGAAATTGAACCCTGCCAGGTATACTTCACCTATGAGCCTTTCACCCAGGAGGGCACTGGCAGTGGGAATGGCGAGCCTTACCATGCTCTACCCTCCCCAGACCTCTGCACACTGGCAGAGGACACGCCAGTGTTGTCCCACAACTTCTTGCACTGTATCAAGGCGACCCAGGGCTTACAAAGCAGCTTCCTCATGGAAAAGACGGAAGGAGAATCCCAGCAGGCCATGGCTATTCCTGGGGTTCTCCAGTCAAGTGAAGGCACCTCACCAACACCAGTTCCGAAGCAGAATGAGAAGGTGATGGACAAAGCAGCTTTACAGCCTCCTGGGGCCCCGTGCCAGCTGGACACTGACTTTCCTGACCCACCAGACCTGGATGACAGCAATACTGTTGATGTAATGGAGGGGAATGGGGAGGAAGACCCTTCGACTGACCCCTGTACACCAGCAGTACATG CAGTGGGAAGTATCAGCCCTGTGCTAAAGATCCTTCTTCTAAGATTTTTTGTATCAAAAAGGTCAAGGATATCAGACTCATTACTTCTGTCACCCCT GAGCTCCTCGGAAATGTCACACGGGGAGCAGTTCCCTCCAAAGCCGATGTGA
- the IL2RB gene encoding interleukin-2 receptor subunit beta isoform X3: MVPTAESVSPVQMEPSLLLLCHLWLFSLTPLSWASDSAQGTSSLTCWYDSRAALFCDWTPGKDLAEAPCLLEILSKLPFCDRFSLLSEKIKEHCELPKAEHTTGLRRCTKSFSKNSNAQCFTTADSLTMSVHCQVGENRSIPVQIEDFSPLANIKLRPPSNLQVVHKTENTYNLTWSLNISSHYLEGEREYQVRYRNTTESWQEARNFTIMQDQMWVVFESLSPNTKYEAAVRARPSASSICKGVWSDWSEAILWRTHADQKSQPVLPFLIVSTCIFVVIGTAFLINLRTLKWFKKILKIHIPDPEKFFPPLVSVHGGDIQKWLSSPFSTSSYCVNSTTPEISMLEVMQKNDQDSQLLLSKGTLTPEPPLETSGHSVSSCFTNQGYFFFPLSNSFEIEPCQVYFTYEPFTQEGTGSGNGEPYHALPSPDLCTLAEDTPVLSHNFLHCIKATQGLQSSFLMEKTEGESQQAMAIPGVLQSSEGTSPTPVPKQNEKVMDKAALQPPGAPCQLDTDFPDPPDLDDSNTVDVMEGNGEEDPSTDPCTPAVHAVGSISPVLKILLLRFFVSKRSRISDSLLLSPLRQWLKNTLQLPG, translated from the exons TGTGTCACCAGTACAGATGGAGCcctctttgctgcttctgtgtcaCCTCTGGCTGTTCAGCCTCACACCTCTCTCCTGGGCATCAGACTCAGCACAAG GCACCTCTAGCCTCACTTGTTGGTATGACTCACGGGCAGCTCTCTTCTGCGACTGGACCCCAGGCAAGGACCTGGCTGAAGCACCATGCCTTCTGGAGATTTTATCCAAGTTACCCTTCTGTGACAG GTTCTCTCTCTTATCTGAAAAAATCAAGGAGCACTGTGAATTACCCAAGGCAGAACACACGACAGGACTGAGGAGATGCACCAAATCCTTCAGCAAAAACAGTAAT GCTCAATGCTTCACCACTGCAGACAGTCTTACCATGTCAGTCCATTGCCAGGTTGGAGAGAATAGGTCTATACCTGTGCAAATAGAAGATTTCAGTCCACTTGCAAACA taaAGCTGAGGCCTCCGAGCAATCTTCAGGTGGttcacaaaactgaaaatacctACAACTTAACATGGAGCCTGAATATCTCCTCTCACTATTTGGAAGGGGAGCGGGAATACCAAGTGCGGTACCGAAACACGACTGAGTCCTGGCAG GAGGCCAGGAACTTCACCATTATGCAGGACCAGATGTGGGTGGTGTTTGAGAGCCTTTCACCCAACACGAAATACGAGGCAGCTGTCCGTGCAAGGCCAAGTGCCTCAAGTATCTGCAAAGGCGTGTGGAGCGACTGGAGCGAGGCGATACTGTGGAGGACACATGCTGACC AAAAGTCCCAGCCGGTGCTGCCATTTCTTATAGTGAGCACTTGCATCTTTGTGGTCATTGGAACTGCCTTCCTTATTAACTTACGGACCCTAAAATG gtTTAAGAAGATCCTGAAGATTCACATCCCAGACCCCGAGAAGTTCTTCCCCCCACTTGTTTCAGTTCATGGAGGTGACATTCAG AAATGGCTCTCCTCCCCATTCTCCACATCTTCCTACTGTGTGAACAGCACAACCCCAGAGATCTCCATGCTTGAGGTGATGCAGAAGAATGACCAGGATtcacagcttctgctttccaAGGGCACCCTAACTCCTGAACCACCCTTAGAAACCAGTGGCCACTCTGTATCCAGCTGCTTCACCAACCAAGGCTActtcttcttccccctttcCAACTCCTTTGAAATTGAACCCTGCCAGGTATACTTCACCTATGAGCCTTTCACCCAGGAGGGCACTGGCAGTGGGAATGGCGAGCCTTACCATGCTCTACCCTCCCCAGACCTCTGCACACTGGCAGAGGACACGCCAGTGTTGTCCCACAACTTCTTGCACTGTATCAAGGCGACCCAGGGCTTACAAAGCAGCTTCCTCATGGAAAAGACGGAAGGAGAATCCCAGCAGGCCATGGCTATTCCTGGGGTTCTCCAGTCAAGTGAAGGCACCTCACCAACACCAGTTCCGAAGCAGAATGAGAAGGTGATGGACAAAGCAGCTTTACAGCCTCCTGGGGCCCCGTGCCAGCTGGACACTGACTTTCCTGACCCACCAGACCTGGATGACAGCAATACTGTTGATGTAATGGAGGGGAATGGGGAGGAAGACCCTTCGACTGACCCCTGTACACCAGCAGTACATG CAGTGGGAAGTATCAGCCCTGTGCTAAAGATCCTTCTTCTAAGATTTTTTGTATCAAAAAGGTCAAGGATATCAGACTCATTACTTCTGTCACCCCT GAGACAATGGCTGAAGAACACCCTACAGCTTCCTGGATAA
- the IL2RB gene encoding interleukin-2 receptor subunit beta isoform X4, translating into MVPTAESVSPVQMEPSLLLLCHLWLFSLTPLSWASDSAQGTSSLTCWYDSRAALFCDWTPGKDLAEAPCLLEILSKLPFCDRFSLLSEKIKEHCELPKAEHTTGLRRCTKSFSKNSNAQCFTTADSLTMSVHCQVGENRSIPVQIEDFSPLANIKLRPPSNLQVVHKTENTYNLTWSLNISSHYLEGEREYQVRYRNTTESWQEARNFTIMQDQMWVVFESLSPNTKYEAAVRARPSASSICKGVWSDWSEAILWRTHADQKSQPVLPFLIVSTCIFVVIGTAFLINLRTLKWFKKILKIHIPDPEKFFPPLVSVHGGDIQKWLSSPFSTSSYCVNSTTPEISMLEVMQKNDQDSQLLLSKGTLTPEPPLETSGHSVSSCFTNQGYFFFPLSNSFEIEPCQTSAHWQRTRQCCPTTSCTVSRRPRAYKAASSWKRRKENPSRPWLFLGFSSQVKAPHQHQFRSRMRR; encoded by the exons TGTGTCACCAGTACAGATGGAGCcctctttgctgcttctgtgtcaCCTCTGGCTGTTCAGCCTCACACCTCTCTCCTGGGCATCAGACTCAGCACAAG GCACCTCTAGCCTCACTTGTTGGTATGACTCACGGGCAGCTCTCTTCTGCGACTGGACCCCAGGCAAGGACCTGGCTGAAGCACCATGCCTTCTGGAGATTTTATCCAAGTTACCCTTCTGTGACAG GTTCTCTCTCTTATCTGAAAAAATCAAGGAGCACTGTGAATTACCCAAGGCAGAACACACGACAGGACTGAGGAGATGCACCAAATCCTTCAGCAAAAACAGTAAT GCTCAATGCTTCACCACTGCAGACAGTCTTACCATGTCAGTCCATTGCCAGGTTGGAGAGAATAGGTCTATACCTGTGCAAATAGAAGATTTCAGTCCACTTGCAAACA taaAGCTGAGGCCTCCGAGCAATCTTCAGGTGGttcacaaaactgaaaatacctACAACTTAACATGGAGCCTGAATATCTCCTCTCACTATTTGGAAGGGGAGCGGGAATACCAAGTGCGGTACCGAAACACGACTGAGTCCTGGCAG GAGGCCAGGAACTTCACCATTATGCAGGACCAGATGTGGGTGGTGTTTGAGAGCCTTTCACCCAACACGAAATACGAGGCAGCTGTCCGTGCAAGGCCAAGTGCCTCAAGTATCTGCAAAGGCGTGTGGAGCGACTGGAGCGAGGCGATACTGTGGAGGACACATGCTGACC AAAAGTCCCAGCCGGTGCTGCCATTTCTTATAGTGAGCACTTGCATCTTTGTGGTCATTGGAACTGCCTTCCTTATTAACTTACGGACCCTAAAATG gtTTAAGAAGATCCTGAAGATTCACATCCCAGACCCCGAGAAGTTCTTCCCCCCACTTGTTTCAGTTCATGGAGGTGACATTCAG AAATGGCTCTCCTCCCCATTCTCCACATCTTCCTACTGTGTGAACAGCACAACCCCAGAGATCTCCATGCTTGAGGTGATGCAGAAGAATGACCAGGATtcacagcttctgctttccaAGGGCACCCTAACTCCTGAACCACCCTTAGAAACCAGTGGCCACTCTGTATCCAGCTGCTTCACCAACCAAGGCTActtcttcttccccctttcCAACTCCTTTGAAATTGAACCCTGCCAG ACCTCTGCACACTGGCAGAGGACACGCCAGTGTTGTCCCACAACTTCTTGCACTGTATCAAGGCGACCCAGGGCTTACAAAGCAGCTTCCTCATGGAAAAGACGGAAGGAGAATCCCAGCAGGCCATGGCTATTCCTGGGGTTCTCCAGTCAAGTGAAGGCACCTCACCAACACCAGTTCCGAAGCAGAATGAGAAGGTGA